From the Notolabrus celidotus isolate fNotCel1 chromosome 12, fNotCel1.pri, whole genome shotgun sequence genome, one window contains:
- the arid1aa gene encoding AT-rich interactive domain-containing protein 1A isoform X1 — protein MAAQVASAATLNTSPPSELKKPDREPKEDSVPGEKQSDKKQQGLDSGSPGRGDLQDGADGGNAGGGGEPEMKNGNGNPPRANNNNQNDSVGPEGNNHPGLVHHHGPAFPPPSYGYSQHYGRAPFHQHGGQQSPGMAAAAGPVVQSSNMMDPYQPNSHEHGFSNHQFNNYNPFPNRTPYPGQAYAMNSPRSTQAPTAGGQPANVKQQQPPAGGPTAMAGSYNNQRYNIGNPQPTSTPTLNKLLTSPSSTRAYPNYPSSDYSSPEGASKGPADMGSSGLYGGSNPGWQQRSHLPSPMSPGSAGQPLARTQPPATMDPMGKMRGQPYGAGSPYGQQSQQGPPAGPQQGPGYPGQGYGPPGPQRYPVGMQGRTPGNMSGMPYGPQMGSYGQQGPGGYGPQGQAPYYGQPGQAPHPSQQQTPYSQPPPGQPGGQTPYPGQPHPPPNSAQHPQGGPPYQQTHMPPQSQGPLPGQSQGPPQSQPPYSQTSAPQSAQSLYAQQQGPPSQAQQQGPPSQAQQQQPSSQDAPGSQGQSNYPGSTQGPQQPPSQPQQAQSQPPQQPPGHSQHLQGQPSAYPQNPQQQQAQQSPYQRFPPPPQQEVSQDSFQSNAPSTTQPKSGPEDSQGRPSSLPDLSGSIDDLPTGTEGALSPGVSTSGVSSSQGEQSNQAQSPFSPHTSPHLPGIRGPSPSPAGSPASASTPRAGPLSPANMPGTQMPPRPSSVQSDGSLHPAMSQSPMAQDRGFMQRNPQMPPYGSPQSASALSPRQSSGGQMHPGMGPYQQSNSMGGYGQQAGQYGPQGYPRQPGYGNMPNANYPGPGMGPINPMAGQGGGPPYAGMPPGRMPPNQMGTRPYGPNMGPNMGPNMGPNMPPNMGNMPPQVGSGMCPPPGMNRKPQDPAAMQHPASNSMHNRMPGYPNMSPGMMGSGPPYGPPMNNMPGMMNTQGGSPYPMGPNMANNSSGMAPSPEVNNKMNNKVDGAPTHKPEAKPKKSNSSTTTNEKITRLYELGPEPDRKMWVDRYLAFIEEKAMPMTNLPAVGRKPLDLFRLYMSVKEIGGMAQVSKTKKWRDLATSLNVGTSSSAASSLKKQYIQCLYAFECKIERGEDPPPEIFTDNKKNQAAKVQPPSPASLCSTAGSGSLQGPQTPQSTSSSMAEGGDLKPPTPASTPHTQMPPMPPGSRSSVNLQDPFSDGSDPAFPRKNMTPNSAYQPGMNTPDMQGRMGAYEPNKDPFGNMRKVGEQFLPANPGPNSGMVDQQQQPPQQPQQPPFNRGPPGAMGTMPVGPRQQYPYGPGYDRRSEQGMGPEGNMGSGAPQPNPMMPANADTGMYSPNRFPPQQPRHDSYGNQYPGQGTPPAGSYPNQQPGMYPQQQQSYKRPVEGGYPPSKRHESEYSGPFHGGQQPPQQTQQGGASAPSPGQQESYNQYSGSGPFPGSDRRPPGPGNQFPFSFGRDRMPGAAGPNAQPNMPPQMMQSGPEGPQAAMWQGPRDMNYQNYPSRQGGPSGPPQGPGYPGMNRPEEMMSSEQRMNHDGQWGGQVGQRQPPYGPGGQPMPRSVQPNYQSAQGVQNHIPQVSSPASMPRPLESRTSPSKSPYMHGVMKMQKAGPPVPASHIVPPPVQSPLVRRDMPFPPGSTEASHPVLKPRRRLTVKDIGTPEAWRVMMSLKSGLLAESTWALDTINILLYDDNSITTFDLNTLPGFLELVVEYFRRCLIEIFGILREYEVGDPGQRTLLDPDALKQDWENMEEEEPHAEDMEQEDDEDEDEEEEEEEGETVEPAHVKEEEEQSSVSRGLDDKTENEERKTKASSSEQTSSSQPLSDHERPKQASKFDKFPLKVVRKKDPFVAGQSNNHGKVQEFDSGLIHWSAGGGDSTEHIQTHFEPRKDFMEPRERLPVPHVLLRRRLPEDEIQINCLLAEEEKSKPQEEEERPNETSSSERTAESEKASSSVGREEEEEEEEGGEGKSDSEQKTVEKGAKSHQENNRPILPSSSILMQKAKLTGTILEDEPHSKDEGPLIALANWQDSLARRCICISNIVRSLSFVPGNDHEMSKHPGLLLLLGRLILLHHRHPERKQAPLTYEKDEDSEEGMGQRDEWWWDCLGLLRENTLVTLANISGQLDLSVYPESICLPLLDGLLHWAVCPSAEAQDPFPTLGPHSALSPQRLVLETLSKLSIQDNNVDLILATPPFCRLEKLYGNLVRLIGDRKVAVCREMAVVLLANLAQGDTMAARAVAVQKGSVGNLLGFLEDSLAATQLQQSQSSLLHLQGMHFEPTSPDMMRRAARALHALAKVEENHSEFTLHESRLLDLSVSPLMNSLVSHVICDVLFLIGQS, from the exons ATGGCCGCTCAGGTCGCCAGCGCCGCCACTCTGAACACTAGCCCGCCTTCCGAACTCAAAAAGCCGGATCGAGAACCCAAGGAGGATTCGGTACCGGGGGAGAAGCAGTCAGACAAAAAGCAGCAGGGCTTGGACAGCGGATCGCCGGGCCGGGGGGATCTGCAGGACGGGGCCGACGGTGGAAAtgcagggggaggaggggaacCTGAGATGAAGAACGGGAATGGGAACCCGCCCAGGGCTAACAATAATAACCAGAATGACTCTGTCGGACCGGAGGGAAACAACCACCCCGGTTTGGTGCATCACCACGGCCCCGCTTTTCCTCCACCTTCGTACGGATACAGTCAGCACTACGGTCGGGCCCCTTTTCATCAACATGGCGGACAACAAAGCCCTGGCATGGCAGCTGCTGCGGGTCCGGTCGTGCAGTCGAGCAATATGATGGACCCATATCAACCGAATTCGCACGAGCATGGCTTTTCAAACCACCAGTTTAACAATTACAACCCTTTCCCGAACAGGACTCCTTATCCCGGCCAGGCGTACGCCATGAACTCTCCTCGCAGCACCCAGGCGCCGACAGCTGGGGGGCAGCCAGCTAACGTGAAGCAGCAACAGCCACCAGCGGGAGGACCCACGGCGATGGCTGGATCTTACAATAACCAGAGATATAACATTGGAAACCCTCAACCTACTTCCACGCCGACACTTAACAAGCTCCTAACCTCCCCCAGCTCAACGCGGGCTTATCCAAACTACCCGTCCAGTGACTACAGCAGCCCAGAAGGAGCTAGTAAGGGACCAGCAGACATGGGCAGCAGCGGTCTGTATGGAGGGAGCAACCCGGGCTGGCAACAAAGAAGCCATCTCCCGTCACCTATGAGCCCAGGGAGTGCTGGGCAGCCTCTAGCTAGAACCCAG CCGCCTGCCACCATGGATCCAATGGGAAAAATGAGAGGGCAACCGTACGGAGCAGGCAGTCCATACGGTCAGCAGTCGCAGCAGGGGCCTCCTGCAGGTCCACAACAGGGGCCAGGTTACCCTGGACAGGGCTATGGCCCTCCAGGACCTCAGCGATATCCAGTGGGAATGCAAGGACGCACACCTGGAAACATGAGTGGCATGCCGTATGGTCCTCAG aTGGGATCTTATGGACAGCAGGGACCAGGAGGTTATGGCCCCCAAGGCCAAGCCCCGTATTACGGGCAGCCAGGCCAGGCCCCTCACCCGAGCCAGCAGCAAACCCCCTATAGCCAGCCCCCTCCAGGTCAACCGGGTGGCCAGACACCTTACCCAGGGCAGCCCCATCCTCCGCCAAATTCTGCCCAACACCCCCAGGGAGGACCACCCTATCAGCAGACCCACATGCCCCCGCAATCCCAGGGGCCACTGCCAGGCCAATCCCAAGGGCCCCCACAGTCTCAACCACCTTATTCCCAAACCTCGGCCCCACAGTCTGCTCAGTCCCTCTACGCCCAGCAGCAGGGTCCTCCCAGTCAGGCCCAGCAGCAGGGTCCTCCCAGTCaggcccagcagcagcagccaagtTCCCAGGATGCCCCTGGATCACAGGGCCAGTCCAACTACCCAGGATCCACACAGGGGCCTCAGCAGCCCCCCTCGCAGCCACAGCAGGCACAGTCTCAGCCTCCACAGCAGCCACCAGGACACAGCCAACATCTGCAGGGCCAACCTTCAGCGTACCCCCAGAACCCTCAGCAGCAGCAAGCACAACAGTCACCTTATCAGCgctttcctcctccaccacagcAG GAGGTTTCCCAGGACTCATTTCAGTCCAATGCCCCTTCAACCACTCAGCCTAAATCTGGCCCAGAGGACAGCCAAGGCCGCCCCTCCAGCCTTCCG GACCTGTCGGGCTCCATTGATGACCTGCCGACAGGTACAGAGGGTGCCCTGAGTCCTGGTGTGAGCACATCAGGCGTGTCGAGCAGCCAGGGCGAGCAGAGTAACCAGGCCCAGTCGCCCTTCTCTCCTCACACGTCTCCCCACCTGCCAGGCATCCGAGGACCTTCACCCTCCCCAGCTGGCTCCCCTGCTAGCGCCAGCACACCCCGGGCAGGACCGCTGTCACCTGCCAACATGCCAG ggACCCAAATGCCGCCCAGACCATCAAGCGTGCAGTCAGATGGTAGTCTGCATCCTGCGATGAGCCAGTCTCCTATGGCCCAGGACAGAG GGTTCATGCAGCGAAACCCTCAGATGCCCCCCTATGGTTCCCCTCAGTCAGCCTCTGCACTATCTCCACGCCAGTCCTCAGGGGGGCAAATGCATCCTGGGATGGGTCCATATCAGCAGAGCAACTCCATGGGTGGCTACGGACAACAGGCCGGACAATATGGCCCCCAAG GTTATCCCCGGCAACCTGGCTATGGCAACATGCCCAATGCAAACTACCCTGGTCCGGGAATGGGTCCAATAAACCCCATGGCAGGACAGGGTGGGGGTCCGCCGTATGCTGGCATGCCTCCAGGAAGGATGCCTCCTAATCAAATGGGGACACGTCCCTATGGCCCCAACATGGGTCCTAATATGGGCCCCAACATGGGTCCAAACATGCCTCCCAACATGGGCAACATGCCACCCCAGGTGGGCTCAGGAATGTGTCCTCCTCCAGGCATGAACAGAAAGCCCCAGGACCCTGCAGCCATGCAGCACCCTGCCTCCAACTCCATGCACAACAG GATGCCAGGTTACCCTAACATGTCTCCTGGCATGATGGGGTCAGGCCCACCCTATGGCCCTCCCATGAACAACATGCCCGGAATGATGAACACTCAAGGTGGATCCCCGTATCCAATGGGCCCAAATATGGCTAATAACTCGAGTG GTATGGCCCCCAGCCCAGAGGTGAACAATAAGATGAATAACAAAGTAGACGGAGCTCCAACGCACAAACCAGAGGCAAAACCGAAG AAGTCCAACTCTTCCACCACAACCAATGAAAAGATAACCCGTCTGTATGAGTTGGGACCAGAGCCGGACAGGAAGATGTGGGTGGACCGATATTTGGCCTTCATTGAAGAGAAAGCCATGCCCATGACCAACCTGCCTGCTGTAGGGCGAAAACCCCTCGACCTCTTCCGCCTGTATATGTCAGTAAAGGAGATCGGAGGCATGGCCCAG GTGAGTAAGACTAAAAAGTGGCGTGATCTGGCCACTTCCCTCAACGTGGGTACATCCAGCAGCGCTGCCAGttctttaaagaaacagtaCATCCAGTGTCTGTATGCCTTTGAGTGCAAAATCGAGCGTGGTGAGGACCCTCCTCCTGAGATTTTCACAGACAACAAAAAGAACCAAGCTGCAAAGGTCCAGCCCCCCTCTCCAG CGTCGCTTTGCTCTACAGCTGGGTCAGGCTCTCTACAGGGTCCTCAAACACCCCAATCCACCAGCAGCTCAATGGCTGAAGGAGGAGACCTTAAACCTCCAACCCCAGCCTCCACCCCTCACACACAGATGCCCCCAATGCCGCCCGGCTCCAG GAGCAGTGTTAACCTGCAGGACCCTTTCTCTGACGGAAGTGACCCTGCGTTTCCAAGGAAGAACATGACACCAAACTCGGCCTATCAGCCGGGCATGAACACACCAGACATGCAGGGTCGAATGGGCGCATATGAACCCAACAAGGACCCCTTTGGTAACATGCGAAAAG TGGGCGAGCAGTTCCTTCCTGCGAACCCGGGCCCAAACAGCGGGATGGTTgaccaacagcagcagccaccacagcagccacagcagcCTCCTTTCAACAGGGGGCCGCCAGGGGCCATGGGCACGATGCCAGTGGGGCCTAGACAGCAGTATCCTTATGGACCAGGCTACGACAGGAG ATCAGAGCAGGGAATGGGCCCAGAGGGCAACATGGGCTCTGGTGCTCCTCAGCCAAACCCTATGATGCCTGCCAACGCCGACACGGGGATGTATTCGCCAAATCGCTTCCCACCACAGCAGCCACG GCATGATTCCTATGGTAATCAGTATCCTGGACAGGGaacgccccctgctggctccTACCCAAATCAGCAGCCTGGAATGTACCCGCAACAACAACAG AGTTACAAGCGTCCTGTGGAAGGGGGTTACCCTCCATCAAAACGTCATGAGTCTGAGTACAGTGGGCCTTTCCATGGTGGACAACAACCACCTCAGCAGACGCAGCAGGGAGGGGCATCTGCTCCCTCTCCTGGACAGCAGGAGTCGTACAATCAGTACAGCGGCAGCGGGCCTTTCCCCGGCTCTGATCGCCGCCCGCCTGGTCCAGGCAATCAGTTCCCCTTCTCTTTCGGTCGTGATCGGATGCCAGGAGCAGCGGGGCCCAATGCTCAGCCCAACATGCCTCCTCAGATGATGCAGTCGGGGCCAGAGGGTCCTCAGGCAGCTATGTGGCAGGGACCGCGTGATATGAACTATCAGAACTACCCAAGCCGGCAGGGTGGTCCTAGTGGTCCACCCCAGGGACCGGGTTACCCGGGCATGAACCGTCCAGAGgaaatgatgtcatcagagCAGCGCATGAATCACGACGGCCAGTGGGGGGGACAGGTGGGCCAAAGGCAACCTCCTTATGGTCCCGGAGGTCAGCCAATGCCTCGCTCGGTACAGCCCAACTACCAGTCTGCACAGGGCGTGCAGAACCACATTCCACAAGTGTCCAGCCCTGCCTCTATGCCCCGCCCCTTGGAGAGCAGGACGTCACCGAGTAAATCTCCCTACATGCATGGAGTCATGAAGATGCAGAAGGCTGGCCCTCCGGTGCCTGCGTCTCACATAGTGCCCCCTCCAGTGCAGTCGCCTCTCGTAAGGCGAGACATgccttttcctccaggctccacaGAAGCCAGCCATCCTGTCCTGAAACCACGACGGAGACTCACTGTCAAAGATATCG GAACTCCAGAGGCTTGGAGAGTTATGATGTCATTAAAGTCTGGTTTATTGGCTGAGAGCACGTGGGCCTTAGACACCATCAACATTCTCCTCTATGATGACAACAGTATCACCACCTTCGATCTCAACACG TTGCCGGGCTTTCTCGAGTTGGTGGTTGAGTATTTCAGACGTTGCCTCATCGAAATCTTTGGCATTCTGCGCGAGTATGAGGTGGGAGACCCTGGCCAGCGGacgctacttgatcctgatgCCCTGAAACAAGATTGGGAGaacatggaggaagaggaaccACATGCTGAGGACATGGAAcaagaggatgatgaggatgaggatgaagaggaggaggaggaggaaggagaaacaGTGGAGCCTGCTCATgttaaagaggaggaagagcagagtTCTGTGTCTCGGGGTCTTGATGATAAGACCGaaaatgaggagaggaagaccaAGGCTTCGTCATCAGAACAGACGAGCTCATCTCAACCCTTATCTGACCATGAGAGACCCAAACAGGCCAGCAAGTTTGACAAGTTTCCCCTGAAGGTGGTACGAAAGAAAGACCCATTTGTTGCCGGTCAGTCTAATAATCACGGTAAAGTGCAAGAGTTTGATAGCGGGCTGATTCACTGGAGTGCAGGAGGGGGAGACTCAACAGAACACATCCAGACTCACTTTGAACCCCGCAAGGACTTCATGGAACCACGAGAACGATTACCTGTGCCTCATGTTTTGCTGAGGCGAAGACTCCCTGAAGATGAGATACAAATAAATTGTTTGCTAGCTGAGGAAGAGAAGAGTAAGCctcaggaagaagaggaaaggcCAAATGAGACATCCTCGTCTGAGAGAACAGCAGAGTCAGAGAAGGCCAGCTCCTCAGttggcagggaggaggaggaggaagaggaagaggggggggaGGGTAAATCAGATTCTGAGCAAAAGACTGTTGAGAAAGGTGCAAAAAGCCACCAGGAGAATAACAGACCCATCCTTCCCTCCAGCAGTATTTTAATGCAGAAGGCAAAGCTGACTGGCACCATCCTGGAGGACGAGCCTCACAGTAAAGACGAGGGGCCGCTCATCGCTCTGGCTAACTGGCAGGATTCTTTAGCTCGACGCTGCATCTGTATCTCCAACATCGTCCGCAGCCTCTCTTTCGTGCCAGGCAATGACCACGAAATGTCCAAACACCCGGGGCTCCTACTGCTGCTGGGGCGCCTGATCCTGCTCCACCACCGGCACCCTGAGCGCAAACAGGCACCGCTCACCTACGAGAAGGACGAGGATTCAGAAGAGGGAATGGGCCAGAGGGACGAGTGGTGGTGGGACTGCTTGGGGCTCCTGAGGGAGAACACACTGGTCACGTTGGCGAACATCTCAGGCCAACTGGACCTCTCCGTCTACCCTGAGAGCATCTGCCTCCCTCTGTTGGATGGTCTTCTCCACTGGGCGGTCTGCCCCTCAGCAGAAGCTCAGGACCCTTTCCCCACCCTGGGCCCACACAGTGCTTTATCCCCTCAGAGACTGGTCCTGGAGACACTAAGCAAACTAAGCATCCAAGACAACAATGTGGACCTCATCCTGGCCACTCCGCCTTTCTGTAGGTTGGAGAAGCTGTACGGGAACCTGGTGCGGCTAATAGGAGACAGGAAGGTGGCTGTCTGCAGGGAGATGGCTGTGGTCCTACTTGCAAATCTGGCCCAGGGTGACACCATGGCAGCACGAGCCGTTGCTGTACAAAAAGGCAGTGTGGGTAATTTGCTGGGTTTCCTGGAGGATAGCCTGGCCGCCACACAGCTCCAGCAGAGCCAGAGCTCTCTGCTACACCTACAGGGGATGCACTTCGAGCCCACAAGCCCGGACATGATGCGGCGAGCAGCCCGGGCTCTGCACGCCTTAGCCAAGGTGGAGGAGAACCACTCAGAGTTCACACTACACGAGTCCCGCCTCCTCGACCTTTCGGTGTCCCCCTTAATGAACTCACTGGTTTCTCATGTTATCTGTGATGTACTCTTTTTGATTGGCCAGTCATGA